A genome region from Chitinophagales bacterium includes the following:
- a CDS encoding excinuclease ABC subunit C, with translation MNLDEFLSIRDTLPEQPGVYRYFDEEENWLYVGKAKNIKKRVSQYFLENKIVASRIRLMVKQIARIEVTIVPNENDALILENSLIKENQPKYNIRLKDDKTYPFIVIKNERFPRIFFTRKYYKDGSEYLGPYTSVITAKDIFNTITALFPLRTCTLNLSKENVSKKKFRACLEYHIGNCLAPCEAKQSEDDYAQNIKKIKDILKGKFSQVKDYMTAQMEKTAESLKFEEAEQWKEKLKKLGEFETKSVIFNPKWNHILAVNIYTTVSKCILNYLRVENGTIVSSKSFEVERKLEENNKEVLEQFISQFLLTYKEIEEVVIPFEIAELPHKIKQVIPLLGDKKKLLDVSYTNARSFAMTLFSDPKFEKKRNEFNVLKELQDKLRLNQLPIHIECFDNSNIQGTNPVSACVVFRNGKPAKKDYRHFHVKSVDGPDDFASMKEIVTRRYKRMVEENETLPQLIVIDGGKGQLSHALESLKDLGLESKVTIIGIAKKLEEIYFKDDPIPMYIDKKSPALKLIQQMRDEAHRFGLSFHRQLRSKAMIQSSLNNIEGIGKTTVTKLLQKYKSISNMKEADKEELISLIGVQRTKILIDFLNNGII, from the coding sequence ATGAATCTCGACGAATTTCTTTCTATCCGCGACACTCTTCCAGAGCAACCTGGAGTATATCGCTATTTCGATGAGGAGGAAAATTGGTTATATGTAGGTAAGGCGAAAAATATCAAGAAACGCGTGTCTCAGTATTTTCTAGAGAATAAAATAGTAGCTTCTCGAATTAGGCTTATGGTCAAACAAATAGCTCGAATAGAAGTGACTATAGTACCTAATGAAAATGATGCTTTGATTTTGGAGAATAGTTTAATAAAAGAAAATCAACCTAAATATAATATTAGATTAAAAGATGATAAGACCTATCCATTTATCGTGATAAAAAATGAACGCTTCCCACGAATCTTTTTTACCCGAAAGTACTACAAAGACGGTTCTGAATACCTAGGACCATATACATCTGTGATTACAGCAAAAGATATTTTTAATACCATAACAGCTCTTTTTCCACTTCGAACATGCACATTGAATTTGTCAAAAGAAAATGTCAGTAAAAAGAAATTTCGCGCATGCTTAGAATATCATATTGGAAATTGTTTAGCCCCTTGTGAAGCCAAACAATCAGAAGATGATTATGCTCAGAATATCAAAAAAATAAAAGATATACTGAAGGGAAAATTTTCTCAGGTCAAAGATTATATGACTGCTCAAATGGAGAAAACTGCTGAAAGTTTAAAATTCGAAGAAGCAGAGCAATGGAAGGAAAAATTAAAAAAATTGGGTGAATTTGAAACCAAGTCTGTCATATTTAATCCCAAATGGAATCATATTCTCGCAGTGAATATATATACAACCGTGTCAAAATGTATCTTGAACTATCTCAGGGTGGAGAATGGCACTATAGTAAGTTCGAAGAGTTTTGAGGTTGAACGAAAACTTGAAGAAAACAATAAGGAAGTTTTGGAACAATTTATTTCTCAGTTTTTATTGACATATAAAGAAATAGAAGAGGTCGTTATCCCTTTCGAAATAGCTGAATTGCCTCATAAAATAAAACAAGTCATACCATTGTTAGGTGATAAGAAAAAATTACTGGATGTTTCTTATACCAATGCGCGAAGTTTTGCTATGACACTCTTTTCCGATCCTAAGTTTGAGAAGAAGCGTAATGAATTTAATGTATTGAAAGAACTTCAAGATAAGCTCAGATTAAATCAACTGCCTATTCATATCGAATGCTTTGATAATTCAAATATTCAGGGAACCAATCCGGTGAGTGCCTGCGTGGTATTTCGGAACGGTAAACCAGCAAAGAAAGATTATAGACATTTCCATGTCAAATCCGTAGATGGTCCAGATGATTTTGCTTCTATGAAAGAAATAGTTACTCGTCGGTATAAGCGTATGGTCGAAGAAAATGAAACGCTACCGCAGTTAATAGTGATAGATGGAGGTAAAGGTCAGCTAAGCCATGCCTTAGAATCGTTAAAAGATTTGGGTTTAGAGTCTAAGGTTACTATAATCGGTATAGCTAAGAAATTAGAGGAAATTTATTTTAAGGACGATCCTATACCCATGTATATTGATAAAAAAAGTCCCGCACTTAAACTAATTCAGCAGATGCGTGATGAAGCGCACCGCTTTGGTTTGAGTTTTCACAGACAGCTTCGTTCTAAAGCAATGATTCAGTCCTCGCTTAATAATATCGAAGGAATAGGCAAGACAACTGTGACAAAACTTCTTCAGAAGTATAAGTCTATTTCTAATATGAAAGAGGCAGATAAAGAAGAACTTATAAGCCTTATAGGAGTGCAGCGTACGAAAATTCTGATAGATTTTTTAAATAATGGAATTATTTAA
- a CDS encoding TetR/AcrR family transcriptional regulator — translation MNKESILELARTLFFERGIKAVNMDDIATALGISKKTIYAHFTSKDEIVECEIDSHISEHACGIDRVKTLAKNAIDELRLIYQMDMETHRKMKPIFVADIQKYYPHCWKKLQDFFKTCVLKTIVENMQRGQEEGLYRSTIDVEFIASQYFHSIFNMVDFFAQQRSRSFGELEKELMYYHINGIGTPKGIKYLDKINFEL, via the coding sequence ATGAATAAAGAATCTATTTTAGAACTAGCGAGGACGCTTTTTTTTGAGCGTGGTATCAAGGCTGTCAATATGGACGATATCGCCACTGCGCTAGGTATTTCTAAGAAAACCATTTACGCTCATTTTACCAGTAAGGATGAAATAGTCGAATGTGAAATCGATAGTCATATTTCAGAACACGCATGCGGAATAGATCGAGTGAAAACTTTAGCGAAGAATGCGATAGACGAATTGAGGTTGATTTATCAAATGGATATGGAGACCCATCGCAAAATGAAACCAATTTTCGTGGCTGATATCCAGAAATACTATCCCCATTGCTGGAAAAAATTGCAAGATTTTTTTAAGACCTGTGTTTTAAAAACCATTGTAGAAAATATGCAGCGAGGTCAGGAAGAAGGTCTCTATAGAAGTACTATAGATGTTGAGTTTATAGCTAGTCAATATTTTCATAGTATATTCAATATGGTTGATTTTTTCGCACAGCAGCGCAGTCGATCCTTTGGTGAACTAGAAAAAGAACTTATGTACTATCACATTAATGGCATTGGTACACCTAAAGGAATTAAATATTTAGATAAAATAAATTTTGAGTTATAA
- a CDS encoding TolC family protein, with protein sequence MNKLIVLLVTSFILPGLYAQQSVFTVEAAIDYALKHNYNHQKNQLEKSITYEKTQEVLTQGFPKINGSIAYQNQFIVPTSVIPGDAFGAPGQLIPVQFGISNTMNANIGLQQLIFDGRYLVGVQARASIKELANLQVKMSERDVKVLISKNYFQAVAAKKSLKSLKESKLVIEKLYDQTNKIYKQGLIEELDVERLQYNVKTIENAISVLETQNQLAISALKLNMGFPMEDSLMIAEDVAHILQEAFQQSPFIENLENRLEFKLADQAILLKKYDLKQMRYSALPSLFGAANYGYNSFSNRFNFLNNKWYNFGNFGIQANIPIFDGFTRKSQISQAKLALEKAEVDKQNLYNSLKIENMNTVLTLRNNINEFKNQKDILKLSEKIEHKTQVKYKEGVGSSFEFANAQNERIQQYLKLLQSELNLLNSHIDLKKIQGKF encoded by the coding sequence ATGAATAAATTAATTGTACTACTAGTTACTAGTTTTATACTTCCCGGTCTATACGCTCAGCAAAGTGTGTTTACTGTAGAAGCTGCTATTGATTATGCACTAAAGCATAACTACAATCATCAAAAGAATCAATTGGAAAAATCAATAACCTATGAAAAAACTCAAGAGGTTTTGACGCAAGGTTTTCCAAAGATAAACGGTTCTATAGCCTACCAAAATCAATTCATAGTGCCTACGAGTGTCATACCGGGCGATGCTTTCGGTGCTCCAGGACAATTGATTCCAGTGCAGTTTGGGATAAGCAATACTATGAATGCCAATATAGGTTTGCAGCAGCTTATCTTTGATGGTCGCTACCTCGTGGGGGTGCAGGCGCGCGCATCTATTAAGGAACTTGCCAATCTACAAGTCAAAATGAGCGAGCGTGATGTCAAAGTATTAATCTCCAAGAACTATTTTCAAGCAGTAGCAGCAAAAAAGAGCTTGAAATCACTCAAAGAAAGTAAACTTGTTATCGAAAAATTATATGACCAAACAAATAAAATCTATAAACAAGGTTTGATAGAAGAACTCGATGTCGAGCGATTGCAATACAACGTTAAGACCATAGAAAATGCAATATCTGTATTAGAAACTCAAAATCAATTAGCTATTTCTGCCTTGAAACTCAATATGGGTTTCCCAATGGAAGATAGTTTGATGATAGCGGAAGATGTAGCTCATATACTGCAAGAGGCTTTTCAGCAAAGTCCATTTATCGAAAATTTGGAAAATAGATTAGAGTTTAAACTCGCAGACCAAGCTATATTATTGAAAAAATATGATCTGAAACAAATGCGATATTCAGCGTTACCTAGTCTTTTTGGTGCTGCCAACTACGGATATAATTCATTCAGCAATCGCTTTAATTTTCTCAATAATAAATGGTATAATTTCGGAAATTTCGGTATTCAAGCCAATATACCCATCTTTGATGGTTTTACGAGAAAGAGTCAAATTAGCCAAGCCAAGCTAGCCTTGGAAAAAGCAGAAGTGGATAAACAAAATTTATACAATTCTCTCAAAATAGAAAATATGAATACCGTATTGACGCTTCGCAATAATATTAATGAATTTAAAAATCAAAAAGACATTCTCAAACTTTCAGAAAAAATAGAGCATAAAACTCAGGTGAAATATAAAGAAGGAGTCGGCAGTAGCTTCGAATTTGCTAATGCGCAAAACGAGCGTATCCAGCAATATTTAAAACTTCTACAGTCAGAATTAAATCTTTTAAATAGTCATATCGACCTCAAAAAAATTCAAGGAAAATTTTAA
- a CDS encoding mannose-1-phosphate guanylyltransferase, with the protein MKKQNNNYVVILAGGIGSRFWPQSRVAKPKQFLDVLNTGKTLIQSTFDRFKTMVPSENIYVVTTIEYYGLVMEQLEHLSPENLILEPERKNTAPCIGYACYKIGKINPRANILIAPSDHIILGEKKFEAIVLNSFSFVERKSALVTIGIKPNKPATGYGYIQYVEDESNLFKKVKTFTEKPSEELARTFLKSGDFLWNAGIFVWNIQTFMKNFERYLPEMGELIQSILADINTVRESVAMNNVYSQFNNISIDYGLMEKASDVYVIPADFEWSDLGSWSSIYESLDKDYLGNATTNNLVKIYDASNNLIVAPKGKLVIVQGIEGKCIVDTKDALMILKLDKEQEVKNFTTDLKRDKLDKFL; encoded by the coding sequence TTGAAAAAGCAAAACAATAATTATGTAGTCATTTTGGCGGGAGGCATAGGAAGTAGATTTTGGCCTCAAAGCAGAGTGGCGAAACCCAAACAATTTCTCGATGTATTAAATACAGGCAAAACCTTGATTCAATCGACTTTTGATCGATTCAAAACCATGGTGCCATCTGAGAATATATACGTAGTGACTACTATTGAGTATTATGGATTAGTCATGGAGCAGCTAGAACATTTGAGTCCTGAAAATCTAATCTTGGAGCCTGAAAGAAAAAATACAGCACCATGCATTGGCTATGCCTGTTATAAAATAGGTAAAATTAATCCAAGGGCGAATATTCTTATAGCTCCTTCCGATCATATTATATTAGGCGAAAAGAAATTCGAAGCTATCGTTTTAAATTCATTTAGTTTTGTTGAACGAAAGAGTGCATTAGTAACTATTGGTATAAAGCCAAATAAACCTGCAACAGGCTACGGATACATTCAATATGTAGAAGATGAATCGAACCTATTTAAAAAGGTAAAGACGTTTACTGAAAAACCAAGCGAAGAGCTAGCTAGAACATTTCTGAAGTCTGGAGATTTCTTATGGAATGCAGGAATTTTTGTATGGAATATTCAGACATTCATGAAGAATTTTGAGAGGTATCTTCCAGAAATGGGAGAGTTAATTCAAAGCATTTTAGCAGATATCAATACTGTCAGAGAGTCTGTGGCTATGAATAATGTTTATAGTCAATTTAACAACATATCTATTGACTATGGTTTGATGGAAAAAGCTTCTGATGTCTATGTAATTCCTGCTGATTTCGAATGGTCAGATTTAGGTTCTTGGTCGTCGATTTATGAATCCCTAGATAAAGATTATTTAGGAAATGCCACAACAAATAATTTAGTAAAGATTTATGACGCAAGTAATAATCTGATAGTGGCCCCTAAGGGTAAACTAGTTATTGTGCAAGGTATAGAGGGAAAATGTATCGTGGATACTAAGGACGCCTTGATGATTTTGAAATTAGACAAAGAGCAAGAAGTAAAAAACTTTACGACCGACTTAAAAAGAGATAAACTTGATAAATTCCTCTAG
- a CDS encoding T9SS type A sorting domain-containing protein, which produces MKKILLLTISLISLTVFGQDLPPLSNLTDLDIAKIKARLAINENYKKQLKPRSSTEKFMMNYPTCDSIQKSYSQGIFEKGYGWSTNSKYDTLTLPNTPAAFNSVGIIQGFWQLSYLDNNNVIRNINIDSSTITIDSINPVLIYTRNNTSQDDTLYIFVYEDSFNYGVNPSTGFKQDITGVRLASSDTVILKNATDIDTYMYRKQTTLSKGNGFLVKVKFVGHIENNVRGIATYSTNCGTNGDGFALQTSYGYSHSSHVVKPTTGNPYRLSLWNSGDLNTTETCKKFYVQNWLIYPYISAVVEPNISITKAQSYQQVCKDAQVQLNVTATGYSGPVTYTWSPATGLSATNIANPIATVGNANVTYTVTVTDGSNPKTATTVIESFSMSATMANKTLTSCADTNQNLTVTVTGGGTIPKTYAWSKGASTTATTNKVTSGAYTVTVSNAFCSVTATANVNLNTSDTNVMDFSVDPASPCVNKDVTFTNSSSKLDWKYVWRNGATQISTATVPTGYKFPAAGNVQINVTSSFGACNVGPVTKTIVVKSATAPGCGASISNNIDNDIQVYPNPVRDGKVFIQNDLNTSISYKVTDMLGKVVTADKLVSNKDGHIDLSGAPNGIYFIEIDSKGDRMIKKIIVDKQ; this is translated from the coding sequence ATGAAGAAAATTTTACTTTTAACAATCAGCCTTATTAGTTTGACTGTTTTTGGGCAGGATTTACCGCCTTTAAGCAATTTGACGGACTTAGATATTGCAAAAATTAAAGCTAGGCTAGCGATTAATGAAAATTATAAAAAGCAATTAAAACCAAGATCTTCCACCGAGAAGTTTATGATGAATTACCCAACTTGTGATAGTATACAGAAATCATATAGTCAAGGTATTTTTGAAAAAGGTTATGGTTGGTCTACCAATAGCAAGTATGATACGCTTACCCTACCTAACACCCCTGCTGCTTTTAATTCGGTAGGCATTATTCAAGGTTTTTGGCAGTTATCCTACCTAGACAATAATAACGTTATTAGAAATATTAATATTGATAGTTCTACTATTACAATTGATTCTATAAATCCGGTATTGATTTATACACGAAACAATACTTCTCAAGATGACACGCTTTATATTTTTGTTTATGAAGACTCGTTCAATTATGGAGTTAATCCTAGTACAGGTTTCAAACAAGATATCACGGGTGTGAGATTGGCTAGTTCTGATACAGTGATTTTAAAGAATGCTACAGATATTGATACCTATATGTATAGAAAACAAACTACCTTGTCGAAAGGAAATGGGTTTTTAGTGAAAGTTAAGTTTGTAGGACATATAGAAAACAACGTAAGAGGCATTGCCACCTATAGCACAAATTGTGGTACTAATGGTGACGGATTTGCTCTCCAAACAAGTTATGGATATTCGCACTCATCACATGTTGTAAAACCTACCACTGGTAATCCCTATAGACTATCCTTATGGAATAGTGGCGATTTAAATACAACAGAGACTTGTAAGAAGTTTTATGTTCAAAATTGGCTAATTTATCCTTATATATCTGCTGTAGTAGAGCCAAATATTAGTATAACTAAGGCCCAAAGTTATCAGCAGGTCTGTAAAGATGCTCAAGTTCAATTAAATGTCACTGCCACAGGCTATAGTGGGCCAGTTACTTATACATGGTCTCCTGCCACAGGTCTTAGTGCTACTAACATAGCGAATCCAATAGCCACTGTAGGAAACGCAAATGTGACCTACACCGTTACGGTTACTGACGGTTCCAATCCTAAAACTGCTACTACTGTAATCGAGTCTTTTTCAATGTCTGCAACAATGGCTAATAAAACATTGACAAGTTGTGCTGATACCAACCAAAACTTAACAGTTACAGTTACTGGGGGTGGTACAATTCCGAAAACTTATGCATGGAGTAAAGGAGCTTCAACTACCGCCACTACAAATAAAGTTACTTCAGGTGCGTATACGGTCACAGTATCAAATGCTTTTTGTTCAGTCACCGCTACAGCCAATGTTAATTTAAATACATCTGATACGAACGTTATGGACTTTTCAGTAGATCCTGCTTCTCCATGTGTAAATAAAGATGTTACATTTACGAATAGTTCATCTAAACTTGATTGGAAGTATGTTTGGAGAAATGGAGCTACTCAGATTTCTACAGCTACGGTTCCTACAGGATATAAATTCCCTGCTGCTGGAAATGTACAGATAAATGTTACATCTAGTTTTGGAGCTTGTAATGTTGGGCCTGTTACTAAGACCATTGTAGTTAAATCAGCCACAGCCCCAGGTTGTGGAGCCTCTATTTCTAACAATATAGACAATGATATTCAAGTCTACCCTAACCCAGTCCGTGATGGTAAAGTGTTTATTCAAAATGATTTGAATACAAGCATATCCTACAAAGTTACAGATATGTTAGGCAAAGTAGTCACTGCAGATAAATTAGTGTCGAATAAAGATGGGCATATTGATTTATCGGGTGCGCCAAATGGAATCTACTTTATAGAAATAGATAGTAAAGGGGATCGCATGATTAAAAAGATTATTGTAGATAAGCAGTAA
- the gldA gene encoding gliding motility-associated ABC transporter ATP-binding subunit GldA, which produces MSIEVRNLTKKYDEQIALNNISFEIPKGNIVGFLGPNGAGKSTTMKILTGFIPQTSGIARVSGFDIAESPLEVKKRVGYLPEANPLYKDMYVKEYLHYVATIFHLPNTLAKVQEMIAMTGLTKEQDKKIHQLSKGYKQRVGIAQAIIHNPEVLILDEPTSGLDPNQLDEIRKLIVKIGKEKTVLLSTHIMQEVEAMCERVIIINKGEIVADNSTANLRKMGSKEAILTVEFASDISIEELKQVRNIGKIELVKDKLYRIYLNDPKVDIRQDVFQFAVQKNWSIVGMQLEEKDLEGVFKELTNK; this is translated from the coding sequence ATGTCTATTGAAGTCAGAAATCTCACAAAAAAATACGATGAGCAGATAGCGCTTAATAATATTTCTTTTGAAATACCAAAAGGGAATATTGTCGGCTTTCTAGGACCTAACGGAGCAGGGAAATCTACGACAATGAAGATTTTAACAGGCTTTATTCCCCAGACATCTGGTATTGCGCGCGTTTCAGGCTTTGATATAGCCGAATCGCCTTTAGAGGTAAAAAAGAGAGTAGGGTATTTGCCCGAAGCCAATCCTCTCTATAAGGATATGTACGTCAAGGAATATTTGCATTATGTAGCTACGATATTTCATCTGCCAAATACTTTGGCTAAAGTTCAGGAGATGATAGCTATGACAGGTTTAACTAAGGAACAGGATAAGAAAATTCATCAATTATCAAAGGGATATAAACAGCGAGTTGGTATAGCACAGGCTATTATTCATAATCCCGAGGTATTGATTTTAGACGAGCCGACATCTGGTCTCGATCCTAATCAATTGGACGAAATAAGAAAATTGATAGTAAAGATAGGGAAGGAAAAAACAGTATTGCTATCTACACATATTATGCAGGAAGTAGAAGCCATGTGTGAAAGAGTGATTATTATAAATAAAGGTGAAATTGTGGCGGATAATTCTACTGCGAATTTGCGAAAAATGGGCTCAAAAGAAGCTATCTTAACTGTTGAGTTTGCCAGTGATATTTCTATAGAAGAATTGAAACAAGTAAGGAATATTGGAAAGATAGAGTTAGTGAAAGACAAGCTATATCGTATTTATCTTAATGATCCCAAGGTTGATATCCGTCAGGATGTTTTCCAATTTGCTGTTCAGAAGAATTGGTCAATAGTGGGCATGCAACTAGAGGAAAAGGATTTAGAAGGTGTATTTAAAGAATTAACTAATAAGTAA
- the gldF gene encoding gliding motility-associated ABC transporter permease subunit GldF, whose protein sequence is MKAIFLREINSFFSSMIGFLAMGFFITITGLVLWFFPEYDILEYGYATLESFFTLAPILFLFIIPAITMRLFSEEKQMGTLEWLYTKPFTDRDILLGKFLASLFIILVALIPTLIYYFSIYQLGYPKGNIDNGGVIGSYFGLVLLASAFCAIGLFCSAITANQIVAFIIAAVISALFFWGFDLVSKFSLFEGNLEYFLKNLGISYHYDSISRGVLDTRDLIYFISICFFFLYLTHFQLDRRKI, encoded by the coding sequence ATGAAGGCAATTTTTCTTCGAGAAATCAATTCTTTTTTTTCATCCATGATAGGCTTTCTCGCTATGGGTTTTTTTATAACCATTACAGGCTTAGTTTTATGGTTTTTTCCTGAATATGATATTCTAGAATATGGTTATGCCACATTGGAGTCATTTTTTACCTTAGCTCCTATACTTTTTTTATTCATTATTCCAGCTATTACTATGAGATTGTTTAGCGAAGAAAAGCAAATGGGTACGCTCGAGTGGTTATATACCAAGCCTTTTACGGATCGAGATATTTTACTAGGAAAATTTTTAGCTAGCCTTTTCATTATTCTAGTTGCCTTGATTCCTACTTTGATTTATTACTTTTCCATCTATCAGCTCGGTTATCCAAAAGGCAATATTGACAATGGAGGAGTGATAGGTAGTTATTTTGGTTTAGTGCTTCTCGCTTCTGCGTTTTGTGCTATAGGACTTTTTTGTTCTGCCATTACGGCTAATCAAATAGTTGCATTTATAATCGCTGCAGTTATATCCGCTCTGTTTTTTTGGGGATTCGATTTGGTTTCGAAATTTAGTTTATTTGAAGGTAATTTAGAATACTTTCTCAAAAATCTAGGGATAAGCTACCACTATGATAGCATTTCGAGAGGAGTACTAGATACTAGAGATTTGATATATTTTATTTCAATTTGTTTCTTTTTCCTTTATTTGACGCATTTTCAGTTAGACAGACGAAAGATTTAA